A window of Erpetoichthys calabaricus chromosome 12, fErpCal1.3, whole genome shotgun sequence contains these coding sequences:
- the sstr3 gene encoding somatostatin receptor type 5 produces the protein MELFPELYHPITNSPWLYNAHGGADHSPNSTSDYYPFGNETFLNATEIPFSSSSLSISRILLPMIYFTVCIIGLGGNTLVIHIILRYSKTESVTNIYILNLAIADELFMLGLPFLAVQNALSSWPFGSLMCRLVMTVDGINQFTSIFCLTVMSIDRFLAVVHPIRSSKWRKPQVAKAVNCTVWAVSFMVVLPVVIFADVPEKGGICNIDWPPPANIWRAAFIIYTSTLGFFGPLLVICLCYLLIVFKIRSSGKKVRATSTKRKKSERKVTRMVVIVVAVFVFCWLPFYALNIINLVVALPGEPEGLYFFVVVLSYANSCANPIVYGFLSDNFKRGFRRALCRSSRKVENQELAHQQHQLHLNPEATLETQVHDGMDEGEATEMCKIIPVAQNGNGNRAEGLLRHHHPGSPGVSGLALVSGAVTSLDSKSQWIPGESNGKVPAVSGTTGTPSSGAAIAAPVLLNGSKNGSAIPLLEDLPAGEKNTLLEISYL, from the coding sequence ATGGAACTCTTCCCAGAACTTTACCACCCCATAACAAACTCTCCCTGGCTATATAATGCCCACGGTGGAGCTGACCACAGTCCCAATTCCACAAGTGATTACTATCCATTTGGCAATGAAACCTTCCTAAATGCAACCGAGATACCCTTTTCCAGCTCAAGTCTTAGCATAAGCAGGATATTGCTACCCATGATCTATTTTACCGTATGCATCATTGGTTTAGGAGGCAACACTCTTGTCATTCACATCATTTTGCGCTACTCTAAGACCGAATCGGTCACTAACATCTACATCCTCAATTTGGCAATTGCAGATGAGCTCTTCATGCTTGGACTCCCATTTCTGGCTGTGCAGAATGCCCTGTCCTCTTGGCCCTTTGGTTCCCTCATGTGCCGCCTCGTTATGACAGTTGATGGAATTAACCAGTTCACTAGCATATTTTGCCTGACCGTGATGAGCATCGACAGGTTTTTAGCTGTCGTCCATCCCATTCGGTCCTCAAAGTGGAGAAAGCCTCAAGTTGCCAAAGCTGTGAATTGCACAGTCTGGGCGGTGTCCTTCATGGTGGTCCTACCTGTGGTGATTTTTGCTGACGTCCCAGAGAAAGGGGGCATCTGTAACATAGACTGGCCGCCTCCGGCTAATATCTGGAGAGCAGCTTTCATCATCTACACGTCCACCTTGGGCTTTTTTGGGCCACTTTTGGTCATCTGCCTGTGTTACTTGTTGATAGTTTTCAAAATCAGAAGCTCAGGCAAGAAGGTGCGGGCCACTTCTACCAAGCGTAAGAAGTCGGAGAGGAAGGTGACTAGGATGGTGGTGATTGTGgtggctgtttttgttttctgctggTTGCCTTTTTATGCCCTTAACATCATTAACCTTGTGGTAGCTTTACCTGGAGAACCTGAAGGACTCTACTTTTTTGTGGTGGTCTTATCCTACGCTAACAGCTGCGCTAACCCCATCGTCTACGGTTTCCTCTCAGATAACTTCAAAAGGGGGTTCCGCAGAGCACTCTGCCGGTCGTCCCGCAAGGTTGAAAATCAAGAACTCGCTCATCAGCAACACCAGTTGCATCTGAATCCAGAGGCAACACTTGAGACTCAAGTGCATGATGGCATGGATGAAGGGGAGGCAACGGAAATGTGTAAAATTATCCCCGTTGCCCAGAACGGCAATGGAAATAGGGCAGAAGGCTTGTTACGCCATCACCACCCAGGCAGTCCAGGAGTGTCTGGATTGGCCTTGGTCTCAGGAGCAGTGACATCTCTGGATTCTAAAAGCCAGTGGATTCCAGGAGAGAGCAATGGAAAAGTGCCAGCAGTGTCTGGAACAACAGGGACTCCATCTTCTGGAGCTGCAATAGCTGCACCAGTTCTTCTTAATGGAAGTAAGAATGGAAGTGCCATACCCTTGTTAGAGGACCTCCCAGCAGGAGAAAAGAATACTCTTCTGGAAATTAGTTACTTGTAA